Sequence from the Pecten maximus chromosome 8, xPecMax1.1, whole genome shotgun sequence genome:
TATCATATAAGTACCGAAATTATACACGGTTAGaatacagaaaaagaaaaaaatcctaAAATACAGCTTATAATGTCTGATGGTTTTATTACCTTGTAAACTATGTAACGCTTTGGTACTGTTAACAAAGATACACCAGCTTATTCTGGTATTTAATTGATCTGAATCACGCAAAACTCTTTTTCAAACGAGAGGCACcttttcagaaaataaaactcgtgaaaaattatttcttttcaaaactGTTTACAAGTGTGATAATTTACATCTGGGTACCTATCAACTCAAATTTATATTCCAGGCCTATAAAAAGCAAGCGGCTACTCTGAAGAAAGCTGGGGTGCCAATCTACGGTATTGGTATCCAGTGTCATACTAATGCACATCTAAATATATCCGCGTTAAAGGTAGGTACATATAGGACGACAGTTAAAGGTAGGTACATGTAGGACGATAGTTAAAGGTAGGTACATATAGGACGACAGTTAAAGGTAGGTACATGTAGGACGACAGTTAAAGGTAGGTACATATAGGACGATAGTTAAAGGTAGGTACATATAGGACGACAGTTAAAGGTAGGTACATGTAGGACGACACTTAAAGGTAGGTACATGTAGGACGACACTTAAAGGTAGGTACATGTAGGACGGAAGTTAAAGGTAGGCACATGTAGGACGACACTTAAAGGTAGGTACATGTAGGACGACAGTTAAAGGTAGGTACATGCAGGACGACAGTTAAAGGTAGGTACATGTAGGACGACAGTTAAAGGTAGGTACATGTAGGACGACAGTTACAGGTGGATTCATGTAGGACGATAGTTAAAGGTAGCTACATGTAGGACGACAGTTACAGTAGGATACATGTAGGACGACAGTTAAAGGTAGGTGCATGTAGGACGATACTTAAAGGTAGGTACATGTAGGACGACAGTTACAGGTGGATTCATGTAGGACGATAGTTAAAGGTAGCTACATGTAGGACGACAGTTACAGTGGGATACATGTAGGACGAGTTACAGTAGGATACATGTAGGACGACAGTTAAAGGTAGGTGCATGTAGGACGATAGTAACAGGTAGGTACATGTTGAACTATAGTTAAAGATAGGTACATGTGGGACGATGGAAACGTCAAATTCAGCGGCTGCTTGCACATGTACCTAATCGATTCCGTTTGGTTCATTGGAGACGCGTGTTGTTCACTGTCGGTCTCGCTTGATGCTTTACAGTTCAGATGGACGACAACGTATCTATCGACGTTGTGGTGGGCGATATGCTGACGCTTGCGTAACGAAAAGCGACAGATTCGGGGCAGGGTATGTTATGGTATAGGCAGGGATATCTCGAGGCGTGAAAACACCTGTCGTGGATATCCATGATAATCTTACCACAGCAGGACATTGGAAACATGTCTCGAGACCACACGTCCTTCCTCTTATCCATCAACGTAACCTTATGTGGCAGCAGAATAACGTGAGGCCCCATGTTGCTAGGGTTTTTCGTAATTTTCTGGCTCAAAACAACGTCCCAGTTCTTGATCGGCCAccatacagtacatatatgtTCCTATCGAGCATTTGTGTGACGAGCTAGACAGGAGGGTTAGGTGGCGCGTTAACGTCCAATATAACGTCGCTCAACTCATGCAGGCTCTTATTCAGGAGTGAAATAATATCACTCAAGTGGCAATAAACATATTAATGGGGTTAATGATAAGAGGGTAAGATCAGCGACTGATGCCAGGAGTGGGTACACATGCTACTGTTTTGGATCGAGGAAACGGCGTAGGGTACCATTGTTTTAACGGTATTAGCTCACGCAAACCCCTTCTGTGGGAGAACAGCAaacatcatcaaaatgtataatTAGTAACGATGAAATAATCAAAAAACCCACACCTTGAATACATCATCAAAgaatcatgtaaaataataactatcgaaattaaactttcttttatCCGCTATGTCAATTGATTATCATGAACAATGTGTTATATCCAGAGTAGCGTGTtcttgtatttgtatttttcaagTATAGTATTACATAAAGACGTTTAGCAATGCATACCAAAGTGTTAGCTACAAATGTCACATATTCTAGTTTTCCCTTGTTACCAATAGCTAAATACCATCTTTTGTTTTGGAATATCATATCTATCGTTTCATCACTAAGACTCTTTACCACACATATCTAAATGTTATTCGTTGCTTTAAGTGATTTGACAATCTTTGATATATAAGTGAGGATAGATGATATTTAGGTAACTTAGTTAGCTTTATCAGTAATATCTCGTGTTTCCCCCATAAGTATCGGTTAGATAAGGTAGCAGAGACTGGTCTTCCTATCTGGATCACAGAGTTCACGGTGAATGAGGTCGATGAAGTACTGAAGGCCAACGCCCTTGAGGATATGTTGACGTTGTTCATCAGTCACCCGGCTGTGGAAGGCGTTCTACTCTGGGGATACTGGGACGGCCGTATTTGGATACACGACTCGGCCTTGGCTACTGGACACGATGTGACGGTAATGCACGTATTACGACCAAATTTCTGAAAAGATTTTCACTTGTTTTTTGTATAGAACATCGCCGACTGCCAAACATTCCTCGAAGTTTTCATGTTTACGTACATCAAAAGGCGATGGATAAAATCTAGCGAGAAAGGATGTCATGGGAACATGTTCACATCCACCCGGATTGTAATATTGAGAAAGCAGAGTTCCCCACATTTCAAAATGGCATCACTCTATCTTTTTTGTTTCACGGCGCTTAGTATCGCTTTCCTTTTGTAGATAGATTGCATACTTACATTCCGATCGTTGAGATCTGGCTTCGAAATAAAAGGAAATTAATATCAAGCGCCGTGAAACACAAAAAGAAAGAGCGAATGCCTTTATGAATACTGGGAACTATGCTTTCGAAAAATAACCTCGCAATCCGGGTATTTGTGAACATTTTCACATGACATCCTTTCACGTACATTGAACACGGGGAGTGGTAAACGTTATGATGTATCCTGTTATCGTACATAATCGGACATACTGGATATAATTATCTTAAAACATTATTCACTAGAAATTCGTGTGGCCATGTCTGATGTGGTTGGTAAGAATGAAGAAAACACTGTTGATCGCTCTAAGGGAGGCAACtcaattttcaataaaattaataatatttgCATAGTACTCATCTGATTTCTTTAATGCACGGAAAAGTTTAAACGTTAAGTAATCGCATATGTCACCATTTCATCTTAATTGTCTTCCTTTTGTAAATGTCTTTTTAACgattttctattgtttttagctttttgtttgtttgctagAATACCGATTTTATGAGACAATTCTCTCTACCAACGTATTGCTCACATGTTACCATAAAATAGGGATATATTTTATTTccgaaatgatatatataagaaagaaaagcacaaatatataccaaacaaaAAGGTTTAATTCGTTTTTATTGATTGTGATGcagattatttatattttgaatgtgaGTAAAATCTCCCCTGTTTTCACACTAGATACAACTATGAAAAGTAGATAAGTTCATGAGAATAATACAAGTTCTTTCTTTATATCAACCATGAATTACAAATTATTTTCTTAGCCCAACGAAGCAGGGAGACGCTATCTCCAGCTGTACCACAACACCTGGCGTACAAACGAATCTATACCTGTAACCGGAAATTACGTGTACACATCTGGTTTCATGGGAGATTACACTCTTCGTCTTAAACACAATGGCCACTTGGTTCGAACCCAACACTTTACACTGGACAATGGTGGGAACACTGTCAAAGTCAATATGCCATAAGTATGTTTCCTTTTACAGTCTGtccgttgtttacataaatacacatcaattgtgtttttatttcattccaaCATATGAAACGTAAGCGGAGATATAAATGTCAATCCATTGTACAGAAGGCGATGATAAGCCACTGGACTCGTTTTTCAGATTagtagaatataaatatttagatCGGCACACTTGTTAAAGGACAATTATGTCAAGTTAGTGGATTGTACAGAGGATAGACATAAGCACATTTCAAAACCAATTGCAAATTTAAccattcattttcattttcaatagaACCAGGACCGTATTACTAAAATGATGTTCCCTTTTTTTACAGATTGACCACGGTGTCTGCACGCTTTATGATGACTGGTTTCACGGGTGTTAATAAATTCTTAATATGAGAATCATAGATTGGTTCTGGTTGTATCTTATACGGGTTTCGAAGAAGATATTGAAAAACGGAGACTTTTCGCCTTTACATAACATTTATCCGCATTGAAGTCCACATTCAAGGAGAGGCCACCATTACATcaatttgattatatattggTTTAACGCCAAATCAACATCTATGATAACTTTAGGGTGGTATACCCTGTGTGCGAGGTGCGCGCatgtattgataatgtatgtgTAGCCAGTGATGAGTTCTTTTATACCAGAGCTCACCTATTCCAAAAGCAGAGTGAATATAGGAGATTGAGAATATTTGGGGTTATCCATGTAAATCTCCACCTTTCTGTCTTTTAGGTCAAACAGGGCGGTTGCTACCGTCTTTCCACTGTCTGTGGTGCTAGGAGTGCGATAAATTGGATACTCATCATTTTTTGTATCTCCCAGAATCGTCTTGACTTCTTCCACTGTAGAGGGTGGTTTAAATTCCAGGATACGTTTCATGCGGGCTTCGGTTGATGATAGGGCGTCCATTTCCTCGACTTTGAGATGTTTATAGCTGTTAGTGTGAACATAACAGGGCATTGTCGACTCTACGGCTTGTTCCGTTAATGTGTGCAGATTGACCATGCTCTCCTTCTTACCAGGCCCAATTTCCAAGCCCCACATATCACGTAGGTTATTTAAGTTTCCCAAATTCAGGTTGAACCCGACAGCACATCCACCACCTACGTTCTTGCCCAATTTCCAGCGCATGCTCTGCCGACGTGGCAGCCATCATAGACCTGTTGAGGAAGTATCTGGGAGTTGCACCTAATACTGCAGTTTTTGGATAAAGTCCGTTGCAGGCAAAAATCATACCATGCTTATTAAAGGCGAATGTGTTGCCAGGCAAGGAGCCAGGATAAGAGAAAGCTGTGAATTTCTCATCAGTAGAATCTTCTCTGATATGAGCACTGACGATATAACCGAAATTCTTAGATTCTGGGTCGCAGTCTTCGTTGTGAGCTATCAGTTTTACTGCGGGGGTATTGATCATAATGTCTGAGCATCCCAGATTATCGGACTCTGGTGGccaatttttcatttcattaaaatgacAGTTGTAGATTTCTTTGGCAATGttaagtataaatatatcttcAAATGGCATTCCAACGCCATCAGCCATACCTTGTATCTCACGGATGAGATTCGGGAAGTTGTCGCGTACTCCCCGGAGATAAACATCTGCTATCTCTCGTCCTCGTCTTTGAGAGTAAAACGGGAGCAGTTTATCCTGTATCAGGAGTGATCTCTGGTAAAACGACTTAATTCTGTGCTGGAACGTCGCACCCGTGTGGTATCCGACATCGTAGTGGTTGCCTCGTACGTGCAGAATGGGTATGGAGACAGCAGGTAAGTTCGCCATGTCATCAGTTTATCTGTTCAAAAATGATGTTCagatttttaaattcaaagagATAAAGACATAAATTGTATAGTTGACTGATTTCGCGGTTATCTATGTTAGATAAAACGTCAAGGGCTTATTGATAAGCAGTGAGGCTCGAATGGAAGGTGGTCAAGGATGTTCGTTTTAAGTCCTTCTATTCtgtgactatatagggccgtgcaCCCAAGCACTGGCCTAATTTGGTTTGTTCATATGACAAAATAATACTCttaagtaaacaagacaagcggcttctgcaaaactgacaaaatcggttagggtttgggttagggtttgggtgaaagagtctgtcattgccatgggCGCCATTCACGAGTGTGGATTTAAATTGATGGGGCATctgccttattcacctgatctcgatATCGTGACCTCAAAATAGGAGAATTAGAAAAGACGCAACAATTATAAATTATCGCATGACTAAACTATAAATGACTCAAATTTTGCGAATACTGTATATTTGCGAATACGTTATGTCGCGAGCACTGATCTGAAAATAACTTTCGCGAATGATGTACCCCTATATCAACAACAGATTGCATCGTATTGACCGCTATTTATGAGTGTAATttgaatatatctataaacttAAGCGAAATATAGATGatttacagtataacaatgtgtTATCCTTTGACGAAAAAAGGACTTTCTTGACACAATAATGAGATATGAACTCATAAAATGTTATCTCACACGAAAAATATGTCCAATGAACATTTGAGTACAGCTtgtcagagttatctccctgtgCATGGTCTCTAATTCAGAAACCACAGATTATACCATCCCGTATTTACTTAATCATGTAACGGTTAACACCACAGAAACAGTGGTACGTGAAATTGatgatttatataataatttgaTTTAGTATTAACGAGTTCTGGAAATATAACAAATCATCTCTTCTGGATTTTAGGAAGATAATGTTTAACATATAAATTTCTAAATAGCTAGATTCGGGGTCACATTAGGAAGATTATACCCAATAGTGAAAAAATCCAAACACCGTGTAATATTGATTCCCTCAAGCAAATGAATGAATACAGTGTTTGATATACCTCTCAAACGATACTTTATAAGTGAAGCAAACAATGTAGGGTACAGTGTCAACATAGAGGATCTTACGTGAGTGGCTATGtgatatgaaatttattaaacGAGAACCTTtagacatgtaacatttatTGAACGAGTTTTAGCAATTTCATATGACCATGACTAGACTGTAAGGTAATGTTTATCACATACCGCATTTATGAGGATGTAAGTAATGAAAACCctcaaattattttatattgataagaCTTTCGACTTGGACGGTATGTTTTCTCTAGGGTCAATAGCGTGACGtcatatatcaatttaatatataaattgtgATGTAATAACtgaaaatgacgtcacaatagttttattacttaatatttacattttcacttcgctccgcctcaatgaacatagtaaactcagatcacttcatttcccatTGAAGATTATtggtcgcgtgcttctgttctgagagacgaatcactttcttcccggcgtgtgaatacattcactgagtttacaatggcgatcgagttctgtaccgcctcagacttgaatgcactttcattttgtgaattgtgtaactTTGTTATAAgcgtatatgaacacaagtggaatagccgctttatgtgctaataaaaatgccagtataatgcagacagtttaaaaaataggatctgacagaacactgacacttccgatagcaccgagctcatgacctacgtagcgcagtaggtctaacgttagctgtatctcgaatgccataccattttagtggtcacagaaaataaacctcaattttaacactatttaacaacacaaaacaggcTGCAGCagcagtatgctatatcgagcacagggacacattattgtaatttgactcaatctaaacatatggaggacacaagtttccagTTGTcgcaattttcaaatcaatgtttctttacttactattatcagaatttacatcccaaaacgccagaacgacaatgaaatccaatatttcaagagcacaatgtacatcatcagctaacctgcgactaaaatcgacattgttacattttttctggagctctgaatatcgcggctattagactgcatcacatacggTCACAGGTGTTCGGCGTTAAATATTTTGAGTAGCATATGGCATTTATAAATAATCGAaagactaaaaatccaacattcacTTAAActataaaaccttacaaaataaaaaaaaattcaaggctttagagagtatataaactctgttttttaatgttgtaatagTTCACTGAACAGCTGTCGTCACGTTAACCTTGTGctcatttttttaaccgagtccctgtgtctcgagtgacgaaatcacacacatattatactgtcaacactgcactttaaattcgtatttatatgggtattgctaaggtttaattatacaatatcataaatatttgttataaatgaatattttaccttgaaaatatcgtatttatgtgtatcaacatcgtaataatcaaaacgtgtatgggactatattttgtgttgccttggcgacgagaatagctgactgtctgctgttccactactgtgcacacatgtacgataaatataacaatgttacaaaatgacatACTTATGTCACACCGTTgtgaccgaattttgcaatctggtggcgaagtttttaatttggttaacgtaaatataaggattgaatgtcaattttgttgcttgcatggactgatgaagggaagtgaacctcgtgcaaatggtacatgaactgcttcgcagttcacttcatttgcacgagtttcacttcccttcatcagtccatgcaagcaacaaaattgacaatcaatccttaataaattccatatgttGTTTATGACATGGCCGTATTACATATGGTAGAACAGGTTGGTTAGGTGATAAGTTTGATGTGACACCCGATGAATGCTACTACGCATAGTATTTGAACATAAGACCCACGAATCAAAATTACCTTTATATAAGAATTAAGCCATATGTGCAAAATGTACGAAATGATGAACATGGTAGTAATTCAGCCTCCGTGGACTCGTTAGTATAAGAATCCAGAGAGAAATAGGGAAGTATAAACAAGAGCCTAGGCAGTCGTTCAAATAAAGAAAAGTAGATGTTTTAAACCAACGATTTAATAAATTTCTAATCTCATATATAAGATTAATACAAAGTAGTATCAAGATCATATCATATTCTAAGCTAATATCGCATGAACAGTTTGTTTAACCTTGCCCGAATATGTTATCagtatgtacataaaaattaTCGTCTACACGTAAACTGAATCACAATCATTTAGTTGTCAAACTTGAAACACACTTATTCTTAGGTAGACATGTGGTCTTAATGATAAAACGTGCTATCTCTAGAAACAGATGTATAAACAAGGCTTTATATCTCTAGAATTATGGGTATGAACAAGGCCGTATATCAGTAGAAACAGGGATATAAACAAGGCTTTGTATCTCTAGAACCGGTATAAACAAGGCATTATATCTCTAGAATTATGGGTATGAACAAGGCCGTATATCAGTAGAAACAGGGATATAAACAAAGGTTTGTATCTCTAGAACCGGTATAAACAAGGCTTTATATCTCTAGAATTATGGGTATGAACAAGGCTTTATATGACTAGAAACGGGTATAAACAAGGCTTTATATCTCTAGAATTATGGGTATGAACAAGGCCGTATATCAGTAGAAACAGGGATATAAACAAGGCCGTATATCAGTAGAAACAGGGATATAAACAAGGCTTTGTATCTCTAGAACCGGTATAAACAAGGCTTTATATCTCTAGAATTATGGGTATGAACAACGCTTTATATGACTAGAAACGGGTATAAAGAAAGCTTTATATCTCTAGAATTATGGGTATGAACAAGGCCGTATATCAGTAGAAACAGGGATATAAACAAGGCTTTATATCAGTAGAAACAGGGATATAAACAAGGCTTTACATCTCTAGAAACGGGTATAAACAAGGCTTTATATCTCTAGAAACGGGTATAAACAAGGCTTTATATCAGTAGAAACAGGGATATAAACAAGGCTTTATATCTCTAGAATTATGGGTATGAACAAGGCTTTATATGACTAGAAACGGGTATAAACAAGGCTTTATATCTCTAGAATTATGGGTATAAACAAGGCTTTATATCTCTAGAAACGGGTATAAACAAGGCTTTATATCTCTAGAAAGGGGAATCAACAAGGATTTATATCTCTAGAAACGGGTATAAACAAGGCTTTATATCTCTAGAAACAGGGATATAAACAAGGCTTTATATCTCTAGAAACGGGTATAAACAAGGCTTTATATCTCTAGAAACAGGGATATAAACAAGGCTTTATATCTCTAGAAACGGGTATAAACAAGGCTTTATATCTCTAGAAACGGGTATAAACAAGGCTTTATATCTCTAGAAACAAGGATATAAACAGGGCTTTATATCTCTAGAAATGGGTACAAACAAGGCTTTATATCTCTAGAAACGGGTATAAACAAGGCTTTATATCTCTAGAAACAGGGATATAAACCAGGCTTTATATCTCTAGAAATGGGTACAAACAAGGCTTTATATCTCTAGAAACGGGTATAAACAAGGCTTTATATCTCTAGAAACAAGGATATAAACAAGGCTTTATATCTCTAGAAATGGGTACAAACAAGGCTTTATATCTCTAGAAACGGGTATAAACAAGGCTTTATATCTCTAGAAACGGGTACAAACAAGGCTTTATATCTCTAGAAACAGGGATATAAACAAGGCTTTATATCTCTAGAAAGGGGTATAAACAAGGCTTTATATCTCTAGAAACGGGTATAAACAAGGCTTTATATCTCTAGAAACGGGTACAAAGAAGGCTTTATATCTCTAGAAACAGGGATATAAACAAAGCTTTATATCTCTAGAAACGGGTACAAACAATGCTTTATATCTCTAGAAACGGGTATAAACAAGGCTTTATATCTCTAGAAACGGGTACAAACAATGCTTTATATCTCTAGAAATGGGTACAAACAAGGCTTTATATCTCTAGAAACGGGTATAAACAAGGCTTCATATCTCTAGAAACGGGTACAAACAAGGCTTTATATCTCTAGAAACGGGTATAAACAAGGCTTTGTATCTCTAGAAACGGGTATAAACAAGGCTTTATATCTCTAGAAATGGGTACAAACAAGGCTTTATATCTCTAGAAACAGGGATATAAACAAGGCTTTATATCTCTAGAAACGGGTATAAACAAGGCTTTATATCTCTAGAAACAGGGATATAAACAAGGCTTTATATCTCTAGAAACGGGTATAAACAAGGCTTTATATCTCTAGAAATGGGTACAAACAAGGCTTTATATCTCTAGAAA
This genomic interval carries:
- the LOC117333003 gene encoding LOW QUALITY PROTEIN: uncharacterized protein LOC117333003 (The sequence of the model RefSeq protein was modified relative to this genomic sequence to represent the inferred CDS: deleted 1 base in 1 codon); the protein is MANLPAVSIPILHVRGNHYDVGYHTGATFQHRIKSFYQRSLLIQDKLLPFYSQRRGREIADVYLRGVRDNFPNLIREIQGMADGVGMPFEDIFILNIAKEIYNCHFNEMKNWPPESDNLGCSDIMINTPAVKLIAHNEDCDPESKNFGYIVSAHIREDSTDEKFTAFSYPGSLPGNTFAFNKHGMIFACNGLYPKTAVLGATPRYFLNRSMMAATSAEHALKLGKNVGGGCAVGFNLNLGNLNNLRDMWGLEIGPGKKESMVNLHTLTEQAVESTMPCYVHTNSYKHLKVEEMDALSSTEARMKRILEFKPPSTVEEVKTILGDTKNDEYPIYRTPSTTDSGKTVATALFDLKDRKVEIYMDNPKYSQSPIFTLLLE